A section of the Streptomyces sp. SCL15-4 genome encodes:
- the lepB gene encoding signal peptidase I, producing the protein MNSGNGRADGDAGTPEGEREPRAGTTAAAVGARQPKKPRSFWKELPILIGIALVLALLIKTFLVQAFSIPSDSMQNTLQQGDRVLVDKLTPWFGSEPERGEVVVFHDPDNWLAGEPTPTPNPVQKVLSWIGLMPSAEEKDLIKRVVGVGGDTVECKNSGPLKVNGKALDEPYVYPGNTPCSVDDQGGQFTVKVPKGYIWVMGDHRQNSRDSRYNQSDKNHGMVPVDKVVGRAIVKAWPINRWGTLPVPDTFDQPGLDQKSSAAASLTVAPQGVAVAAVLPVALWRRRRNGRGAADAERPATTGHGTPAGL; encoded by the coding sequence GTGAACTCCGGCAACGGCCGGGCGGACGGCGACGCGGGCACGCCGGAGGGTGAGCGGGAGCCGCGTGCCGGGACCACGGCCGCGGCCGTGGGAGCGCGGCAGCCGAAGAAGCCGCGCTCCTTCTGGAAGGAACTGCCGATCCTGATCGGCATCGCACTGGTCCTGGCGCTGCTGATCAAGACGTTCCTGGTGCAGGCGTTCTCGATCCCGTCCGACTCGATGCAGAACACGCTCCAGCAGGGTGACCGCGTCCTGGTCGACAAGCTCACGCCGTGGTTCGGCTCCGAGCCCGAGCGCGGCGAGGTCGTCGTCTTCCACGACCCGGACAACTGGCTGGCGGGTGAGCCGACGCCGACCCCGAACCCGGTGCAGAAGGTCCTCAGCTGGATCGGCCTGATGCCCTCGGCGGAGGAGAAGGACCTCATCAAGCGGGTGGTCGGGGTCGGCGGCGACACGGTCGAGTGCAAGAACAGCGGCCCGCTGAAGGTCAACGGCAAGGCGCTGGACGAGCCGTACGTCTACCCGGGCAACACGCCGTGCAGCGTGGACGACCAGGGCGGCCAGTTCACGGTGAAGGTGCCCAAGGGCTACATCTGGGTGATGGGCGACCACCGCCAGAACTCCCGTGACTCCCGCTACAACCAGTCCGACAAGAACCACGGCATGGTCCCCGTCGACAAGGTCGTCGGCCGCGCCATCGTCAAGGCCTGGCCCATCAACCGCTGGGGCACCCTGCCGGTCCCGGACACCTTCGACCAGCCCGGCCTGGACCAGAAGTCCTCCGCCGCCGCGTCCCTGACGGTCGCCCCGCAGGGCGTGGCCGTCGCCGCGGTGCTCCCCGTGGCGCTGTGGCGCCGCCGGCGCAACGGTCGCGGTGCGGCCGACGCGGAGCGCCCGGCGACGACCGGACACGGCACTCCCGCCGGCCTGTGA
- the lepB gene encoding signal peptidase I: MDTEAQPTQRDRSSHPGPPGAEGRSRFALAARLADWLPGGRITLTALTGLAFLLLLNAFVVQPFQIPSGSMEQGLRIGDRVLVNKLAYRFGAGPSRGDVIVFDGTGYFGDADYVKRVVGVGGDHVVCCDKQGRLEVNGRPVDETAFLYPGDSASSVPFDVVVPPGRLFVLGDHRSDSSDSRDHLGSPGGGMIPVGDVIGRADWILWPYRHWTHLTRPPAYAGVPAAPAEGGHG; encoded by the coding sequence ATGGACACCGAAGCACAGCCGACGCAACGCGACCGCTCCTCCCACCCCGGTCCTCCGGGGGCGGAGGGCCGGTCGCGTTTCGCGTTGGCGGCCCGCCTCGCCGACTGGCTCCCGGGCGGCCGCATCACCCTCACCGCCCTGACCGGCCTGGCGTTCCTGCTGCTCCTCAACGCCTTCGTGGTGCAGCCGTTCCAGATCCCGAGCGGTTCCATGGAGCAGGGGCTGAGGATCGGGGACCGCGTCCTCGTGAACAAGCTGGCGTACCGTTTCGGTGCCGGGCCGAGCCGCGGTGACGTCATCGTGTTCGACGGCACCGGGTACTTCGGGGACGCCGACTACGTCAAGCGGGTCGTCGGGGTGGGGGGAGACCATGTGGTCTGCTGCGACAAGCAGGGGAGGCTCGAGGTGAACGGCCGGCCGGTCGACGAGACCGCGTTCCTCTATCCGGGCGACAGCGCCTCCAGCGTGCCGTTCGACGTCGTCGTCCCCCCGGGACGGCTGTTCGTCCTCGGCGACCACCGCAGCGACTCCAGCGACTCCCGCGACCACCTCGGCTCGCCCGGCGGCGGCATGATCCCGGTCGGGGACGTCATCGGCCGGGCCGACTGGATCCTGTGGCCGTACCGCCACTGGACGCATCTGACCCGGCCGCCGGCCTACGCCGGCGTGCCCGCCGCCCCGGCGGAGGGCGGCCATGGGTAA
- the lepB gene encoding signal peptidase I, which produces MGGESMTRTAPAGGTGTARTGGGRLGQRLSGLAVALGLVLFLGGFAWGAVVYRPYTVPTGSMSPTIAAGDRVLAQRVDGDEVRRGDVVVFEDKSWVDNSKVVKRVVAVGGDRVSCCTDGKLTVNGKPIEESYLPAGSLAELKGFGTVTVPEGRLFLLGDERRSSLDSTAHLTDAARGTVDRDAVSARVDAVVWPWKGMLKRPTGFETLGDLSAPGPLRTLEVLIVAGAVLVLGGGAYGPIANRLGRSRTAAAHPGTAAGAR; this is translated from the coding sequence ATGGGTGGCGAGAGCATGACGCGTACGGCCCCGGCGGGCGGCACCGGTACGGCACGGACCGGCGGTGGGCGGCTCGGGCAGCGGCTGTCCGGACTGGCGGTGGCGCTGGGGCTGGTGCTGTTCCTCGGCGGGTTCGCGTGGGGGGCGGTGGTCTACCGGCCGTACACCGTGCCCACCGGCTCCATGTCCCCGACCATCGCCGCCGGCGACCGGGTGCTGGCCCAGCGGGTCGACGGCGACGAGGTGCGGCGCGGCGACGTGGTCGTCTTCGAGGACAAGAGCTGGGTCGACAACTCCAAGGTGGTCAAGCGCGTGGTCGCCGTGGGCGGTGACAGGGTCTCCTGCTGCACCGACGGCAAGCTGACCGTCAACGGCAAGCCCATCGAGGAGTCGTACCTGCCCGCGGGCAGCCTGGCCGAGCTGAAGGGCTTCGGCACGGTCACCGTCCCCGAGGGCCGGCTCTTCCTCCTCGGCGACGAACGCCGTAGCTCCCTGGACTCCACCGCCCACCTCACCGACGCGGCGCGGGGCACCGTCGACCGCGATGCCGTCTCGGCCCGCGTGGACGCCGTCGTCTGGCCCTGGAAGGGCATGCTCAAGCGGCCCACCGGCTTCGAGACGCTGGGCGACCTCTCCGCGCCGGGCCCGCTGCGCACGCTGGAGGTGCTGATCGTGGCCGGCGCGGTCCTGGTCCTCGGCGGCGGCGCCTACGGCCCGATCGCGAACCGCCTCGGCCGCTCCCGCACGGCCGCGGCCCACCCGGGGACGGCCGCCGGTGCCCGCTGA
- a CDS encoding RNA-binding protein, producing the protein MLEEALEHLVKGIVDNPDDVQVASRNLRRGRVLEVRVHPDDLGKVIGRNGRTARALRTVVGAIGGRGVRVDLVDVDDVR; encoded by the coding sequence ATGCTCGAAGAGGCGCTTGAGCACCTCGTGAAGGGCATCGTCGACAACCCTGACGATGTGCAGGTCGCCTCGCGCAACCTGCGTCGCGGGCGCGTCCTCGAGGTCCGGGTCCACCCGGACGACCTCGGCAAGGTGATCGGCCGCAACGGCCGCACCGCGCGCGCCCTGCGCACCGTCGTGGGCGCCATCGGCGGTCGCGGTGTCCGCGTCGACCTGGTCGACGTGGACGACGTCCGCTGA
- a CDS encoding SAM-dependent methyltransferase, whose protein sequence is MTPTLVRQHVAHADSASRVDLSARARDWSEIQERMLVPLYAAVYDRLGVGPAGRLLGLRCGSGLALLLASARGAAVTGVESAFPERLALARARLLPDTPSGGTRRTAAPELLDGLPAGPAGGQPYTVVTVFEPGDTDGLGELLAAALPLAARGAAVVLTGWGPPERCATTSVLRTAAALADPLPGARGWRPARRDDLEEAAARAGLRPDGSGRVACPFGYAGLDSAVRGLLSTGLFDAAIAATDARQVDKELTEALHPYRRPDGTVWMPNVFRYLVARVP, encoded by the coding sequence ATGACACCTACGCTCGTGCGGCAGCACGTGGCCCACGCGGACTCGGCATCCCGCGTGGACCTGAGCGCACGCGCGCGTGACTGGTCCGAGATCCAGGAGCGGATGCTCGTACCGCTCTACGCGGCCGTGTACGACCGACTCGGCGTGGGTCCCGCCGGCCGGCTGCTGGGCCTGCGCTGCGGGTCCGGGCTCGCCCTGCTGCTGGCGTCCGCCCGGGGCGCCGCGGTTACCGGCGTCGAGTCCGCCTTCCCGGAACGGCTCGCCCTCGCGCGCGCCCGCCTCCTGCCGGACACCCCGTCCGGCGGCACGCGCCGGACGGCGGCGCCGGAACTCCTCGACGGCCTGCCCGCCGGTCCGGCCGGCGGGCAGCCGTACACCGTGGTGACCGTCTTCGAGCCGGGCGACACCGACGGGCTCGGCGAACTGCTCGCCGCCGCGCTGCCGCTGGCCGCGCGCGGGGCGGCCGTGGTGCTGACCGGCTGGGGACCGCCCGAGCGCTGCGCCACCACCTCGGTGCTGCGCACGGCCGCCGCGCTGGCCGACCCGCTGCCCGGCGCCCGCGGCTGGCGGCCCGCCCGCCGCGACGACCTGGAGGAGGCCGCCGCCCGGGCCGGGCTGCGCCCGGACGGCTCCGGCCGGGTCGCCTGCCCGTTCGGGTACGCCGGCCTCGACAGCGCCGTACGAGGGCTGCTGTCGACCGGGCTGTTCGACGCGGCGATCGCGGCGACCGACGCCCGGCAGGTCGACAAGGAGCTGACGGAGGCCCTGCACCCGTACCGCCGTCCGGACGGCACGGTGTGGATGCCGAACGTCTTCCGCTACCTCGTCGCCCGCGTCCCCTAG
- the ffh gene encoding signal recognition particle protein has protein sequence MFDTLSDRLTATFKSLRGKGRLSEADIDATAREIRIALLEADVALPVVRAFVKNVKERALGVEISKALNPAQQFIKIVNDELVEILGGETRRLRFAKQPPTVIMLAGLQGAGKTTLAGKLGKWLVEQGHSPLLVACDLQRPNAVNQLSVVAERAGVAVYAPEPGNGVGDPVKVAKDSIEFAKSKVHDIVIVDTAGRLGIDAEMMQQAADIRDAVSPDEILFVVDAMIGQDAVNTAEAFRDGVGFDGVVLSKLDGDARGGAALSIRQITGKPIMFASNGEKLDDFDAFHPDRMASRILDMGDLLTLIEQAEKTFSQEEAAKMASKLASKKGQDFTLDDFLSQMEQVRKMGSISKLLGMLPGMGQIKDQIANLDERDVDRTAAIIKSMTPAERQDPTIINGSRRARIAKGSGVDVSAVKGLVERFFEARKMMSRMAQGGGMPGMPGIPGMGGGPGRQKKQQKKAKGKQRSGNPMKRKQQELEAAQRREAAAQAGGAFGLPGQQDQDFELPDEFKKFMG, from the coding sequence CGGCCCGGGAAATCCGCATCGCGCTTCTCGAAGCCGACGTGGCCCTCCCCGTCGTCCGCGCGTTCGTCAAGAACGTCAAGGAGAGGGCGCTCGGGGTCGAGATCTCCAAGGCGCTCAACCCGGCGCAGCAGTTCATCAAGATCGTCAACGACGAGCTGGTGGAGATCCTCGGCGGCGAGACCCGGCGGCTCCGCTTCGCCAAGCAGCCGCCCACCGTGATCATGCTGGCCGGTCTCCAGGGTGCCGGTAAGACCACCCTCGCCGGCAAGCTCGGCAAGTGGCTGGTGGAGCAGGGCCACTCCCCGCTGCTGGTCGCCTGCGACCTCCAGCGCCCCAACGCCGTCAACCAGCTGAGCGTCGTCGCCGAGCGCGCCGGCGTCGCGGTGTACGCGCCGGAGCCGGGCAACGGCGTCGGCGACCCGGTGAAGGTCGCCAAGGACTCCATCGAGTTCGCGAAGTCCAAGGTCCACGACATCGTGATCGTGGACACCGCCGGCCGCCTCGGTATCGACGCCGAGATGATGCAGCAGGCCGCCGACATCCGCGACGCCGTCTCCCCGGACGAGATCCTGTTCGTCGTCGACGCGATGATCGGTCAGGACGCCGTCAACACCGCCGAGGCCTTCCGCGACGGCGTCGGCTTCGACGGCGTGGTGCTCTCCAAGCTCGACGGCGACGCCCGCGGCGGTGCCGCCCTGTCCATCCGGCAGATCACCGGCAAGCCGATCATGTTCGCGTCGAACGGCGAGAAGCTGGACGACTTCGACGCGTTCCACCCGGACCGGATGGCCTCCCGCATCCTCGACATGGGCGACCTGCTCACCCTGATCGAGCAGGCGGAGAAGACCTTCAGCCAGGAAGAGGCCGCCAAGATGGCCTCGAAGCTGGCGTCCAAGAAGGGCCAGGACTTCACCCTGGACGACTTCCTGTCCCAGATGGAGCAGGTCAGGAAGATGGGCAGCATCAGCAAGCTGCTCGGCATGCTCCCGGGCATGGGCCAGATCAAGGACCAGATCGCCAACCTGGACGAGCGGGACGTCGACCGCACCGCCGCGATCATCAAGTCGATGACCCCGGCCGAGCGCCAGGACCCGACGATCATCAACGGCTCCCGCCGCGCCCGTATCGCCAAGGGCTCCGGTGTCGACGTCAGCGCGGTCAAGGGTCTGGTCGAGCGGTTCTTCGAGGCCCGCAAGATGATGTCCCGCATGGCCCAGGGCGGCGGCATGCCGGGCATGCCGGGGATCCCGGGCATGGGCGGCGGCCCCGGCCGGCAGAAGAAGCAGCAGAAGAAGGCCAAGGGCAAGCAGCGCTCCGGCAACCCGATGAAGCGCAAGCAGCAGGAGCTGGAGGCGGCCCAGCGCCGCGAGGCCGCGGCGCAGGCCGGCGGCGCGTTCGGCCTGCCGGGCCAGCAGGACCAGGACTTCGAGCTGCCGGACGAGTTCAAGAAGTTCATGGGCTGA
- the lepB gene encoding signal peptidase I → MGNRGKPRGVPAGPADNLLPTGARRASAPGGGRTRAERRRLQRKVKRKRRRSAVREIPLLVGVAVLIALVLKTFLVQAFVIPSGSMEQTIRIGDRVLVDKLTPWFGAEPERGDVVVFHDPGGWLQDEQTAKRGDPVVLKQLKEGLGFIGLLPSDNEKDLIKRVIGVGGDHVECCDAQGRVTVNGVPLTEGDYLYPGDQPSATPFDITVPKGRLWVMGDHRGNSADSRFHQDTPYGGTVSVDSVVGRAMVIGWPVGHWTRLTEPKTFASVSDSAPGTAAVSRPSHRVAHENRNGMRQLPTPAELPLVMGVVGLRSVWGRQRHRVRSWRGGCGGWRTFGARRRGEPRAPRGTGRSRTGRRRELRQRPGGRRRGHAGG, encoded by the coding sequence ATGGGTAACCGCGGCAAACCACGCGGGGTGCCCGCCGGCCCCGCCGACAACCTGCTGCCCACCGGGGCCCGCCGCGCCTCCGCGCCCGGCGGCGGCCGCACCCGCGCGGAGCGCCGCAGGCTCCAGCGCAAGGTCAAGCGCAAGCGCCGCCGCTCGGCCGTGCGGGAGATCCCTCTCCTGGTCGGCGTCGCCGTCCTCATCGCGCTCGTCCTGAAGACCTTCCTCGTCCAGGCGTTCGTGATCCCGTCCGGGTCCATGGAGCAGACGATCCGGATCGGCGACCGGGTGCTGGTCGACAAGCTCACCCCCTGGTTCGGCGCCGAACCGGAGCGCGGGGACGTCGTCGTCTTCCACGACCCGGGCGGCTGGCTCCAGGACGAGCAGACCGCCAAGAGAGGCGACCCGGTGGTCCTCAAGCAGCTCAAGGAAGGGCTCGGCTTCATCGGCCTGCTGCCGTCCGACAACGAGAAGGATCTGATCAAACGGGTCATCGGAGTCGGCGGCGACCACGTCGAGTGCTGTGACGCGCAAGGCCGCGTCACGGTCAACGGCGTCCCCCTCACCGAGGGCGACTACCTCTATCCGGGGGACCAGCCGTCCGCCACGCCCTTCGACATCACCGTTCCCAAGGGCCGGCTGTGGGTCATGGGCGACCACCGGGGCAACTCCGCGGACTCCCGCTTCCACCAGGACACTCCCTACGGCGGCACGGTCTCCGTGGACTCGGTCGTCGGCCGGGCGATGGTCATCGGCTGGCCGGTCGGCCACTGGACGCGCCTGACGGAACCTAAAACCTTCGCAAGCGTCAGCGACTCGGCGCCGGGGACGGCCGCTGTTTCCCGGCCGTCGCATAGGGTTGCCCACGAGAACCGGAACGGAATGAGACAGCTCCCGACCCCTGCGGAACTCCCGCTCGTTATGGGAGTGGTGGGCCTGCGCAGTGTGTGGGGCAGGCAGCGGCACAGAGTGAGGAGTTGGCGTGGGGGATGTGGCGGTTGGCGCACGTTCGGGGCACGACGGCGAGGAGAACCGCGGGCACCCCGGGGAACCGGACGTTCCCGTACCGGACGGCGCCGTGAACTCCGGCAACGGCCGGGCGGACGGCGACGCGGGCACGCCGGAGGGTGA
- the trmD gene encoding tRNA (guanosine(37)-N1)-methyltransferase TrmD translates to MRLDVVTIFPEYLEPLNVSLVGKARARGQLDVHVHDLREWTYDRHNTVDDTPYGGGPGMVMKTGPWGEALDTVLADGYETGAQAPALIVPTPSGRPFTQELAVELSERPWLIFTPARYEGIDRRVVDEYATRVPVYEVSIGDYVLAGGEAAVLVVTEAVARLLPGVLGNAESHRDDSFAPGAMANLLEGPVYTKPPVWRGRDIPEVLLSGHHGKIARWRRDEALRRTTVNRPDLIERCDPKAFDKKDREMLSILGWAPDPDGERYGRFWRRADGMEE, encoded by the coding sequence ATGAGGCTCGATGTCGTCACGATCTTCCCCGAGTACCTCGAACCGCTGAACGTCTCCCTCGTCGGCAAGGCGCGCGCGCGAGGGCAGCTGGACGTCCACGTGCACGACCTGCGGGAGTGGACGTACGACCGGCACAACACCGTGGACGACACGCCGTACGGCGGCGGTCCCGGCATGGTCATGAAGACCGGCCCCTGGGGAGAGGCCCTCGACACCGTCCTCGCCGACGGCTACGAGACCGGCGCCCAGGCCCCCGCGCTGATCGTGCCCACGCCCAGCGGCCGTCCCTTCACCCAGGAACTGGCCGTCGAACTGTCCGAGCGCCCCTGGCTGATCTTCACACCGGCGCGCTACGAAGGCATCGACCGGCGCGTCGTGGACGAGTACGCCACCCGCGTCCCGGTCTACGAGGTGTCCATCGGCGACTACGTCCTGGCCGGCGGTGAGGCGGCCGTGCTGGTGGTCACGGAGGCCGTCGCCCGGCTGCTGCCCGGCGTCCTCGGCAACGCCGAGTCCCACCGCGACGACTCCTTCGCCCCCGGCGCGATGGCCAATCTCCTCGAAGGCCCCGTCTACACCAAGCCGCCCGTCTGGCGCGGCCGGGACATCCCCGAGGTGCTGCTCAGCGGCCACCACGGGAAGATCGCCCGCTGGCGCCGCGACGAGGCTCTGAGGCGTACGACCGTCAACCGGCCCGATCTGATCGAGCGCTGCGACCCGAAGGCCTTCGACAAGAAGGACCGCGAGATGCTCTCCATCCTGGGCTGGGCACCGGACCCGGACGGGGAGCGGTACGGCCGATTTTGGCGCCGCGCCGACGGCATGGAAGAATAG
- the ftsH gene encoding ATP-dependent zinc metalloprotease FtsH, translating to MADSAPPRKSPDQPWRTEGAPEEPQQPSGGRGMRGGWWRLILTALVVYLIANLVLSYVDRANEPTISYTEFARQVDEGNVARIYAKGDSIQGQLKKERKNPEGGGAYTKFNTERPSFAHDDLWAGLTRHKVTVTAEPVVQHRSFLANLLISLAPMLLLIAVWVFVARRMSAGLGGPGGMLGRKAPPKPVELVPGEKRTTFADVAGIDEVEAELNDVVDFLKNPDVYRRMGAKMPRGVLLAGPPGTGKTLLARAVAGEAGVPFFSASASEFIEMIVGVGASRVRELFAEARKVAPSIIFIDEIDTIGRARGGGASMGGHDEREQTLNQILTEMDGFSGSEGVIVIAATNRADILDPALTRPGRFDRVVQVSPPDRGGREAILQIHTRGIPLADDVDLGQVARTTPGMTGAELANLANEAALLAVKRKQRQVTRSDLSEALEKVQLGAERSLVMPEEERRRTAYHESGHALLGMLQPGADPVRKITIVPRGRALGVTLSTPESDKYAFTEEYLRGRIIGALGGMAAEQVVYGVITTGSESDLEQVTAIARGMVSRWGMSERVGRLSALPNDAQQAYGLAAAPATLDVIDAEMRRIVDECHAEACHKLRDHRGRLDALAHALLENETLEEADAYRIAGISRPGKDGEA from the coding sequence ATGGCCGATTCCGCTCCGCCGCGCAAGTCGCCGGACCAGCCCTGGCGCACCGAGGGCGCCCCGGAGGAGCCGCAGCAGCCCTCCGGCGGGCGCGGGATGCGGGGCGGCTGGTGGCGGCTGATCCTCACCGCGCTGGTCGTGTACCTGATCGCGAACCTGGTGCTGTCCTACGTCGACCGGGCGAACGAGCCGACGATCTCGTACACCGAGTTCGCCAGGCAGGTGGACGAGGGCAACGTCGCCAGGATCTACGCCAAGGGCGACTCCATCCAGGGCCAGCTCAAGAAGGAGCGGAAGAACCCGGAGGGCGGCGGCGCGTACACCAAGTTCAACACCGAGCGGCCCTCGTTCGCGCACGACGACCTGTGGGCCGGCCTGACCCGGCACAAGGTCACCGTCACGGCCGAGCCGGTCGTCCAGCACCGCAGCTTTCTCGCCAACCTGCTGATCTCGCTGGCGCCGATGCTGCTGCTGATCGCCGTCTGGGTGTTCGTCGCCCGGCGGATGAGCGCGGGACTCGGCGGTCCGGGCGGGATGCTCGGCCGCAAGGCGCCGCCGAAGCCGGTGGAGCTGGTGCCGGGGGAGAAGCGCACCACGTTCGCCGACGTGGCCGGCATCGACGAGGTCGAGGCCGAGCTGAACGACGTGGTCGACTTCCTGAAGAACCCCGACGTCTACCGCCGGATGGGCGCCAAGATGCCCCGGGGCGTGCTGCTCGCGGGGCCGCCCGGCACCGGCAAGACGCTGCTGGCGCGGGCCGTGGCCGGTGAGGCGGGCGTGCCGTTCTTCTCCGCCTCGGCCTCCGAGTTCATCGAGATGATCGTGGGCGTGGGCGCCTCCCGGGTGCGGGAGCTGTTCGCGGAGGCCCGCAAGGTGGCGCCGTCGATCATCTTCATCGACGAGATCGACACCATCGGCCGGGCGCGCGGCGGCGGCGCGTCGATGGGCGGGCACGACGAGCGCGAGCAGACGCTGAACCAGATCCTCACCGAGATGGACGGCTTCTCCGGCTCGGAGGGCGTGATCGTGATCGCGGCCACCAACCGCGCCGACATCCTCGACCCGGCCCTGACCCGCCCCGGCCGCTTCGACCGGGTGGTACAGGTCTCGCCGCCGGACCGCGGCGGACGCGAGGCCATCCTCCAGATCCACACCCGCGGGATCCCGCTCGCCGACGACGTCGACCTCGGGCAGGTGGCCCGTACGACACCGGGCATGACCGGCGCGGAGCTGGCCAACCTGGCCAACGAGGCCGCGCTGCTCGCGGTCAAGCGCAAGCAGCGGCAGGTGACCCGGTCCGACCTGTCCGAGGCGCTGGAGAAGGTGCAGCTCGGGGCGGAGCGCTCGCTGGTGATGCCGGAGGAGGAGCGCCGGCGCACCGCGTACCACGAGAGCGGGCACGCGCTGCTGGGCATGCTCCAGCCGGGCGCCGACCCGGTCCGCAAGATCACGATCGTGCCGCGCGGCCGGGCGCTGGGCGTCACGCTGTCGACGCCGGAATCGGACAAGTACGCGTTCACCGAGGAGTACCTGCGCGGCCGGATCATCGGCGCGCTGGGCGGGATGGCGGCCGAGCAGGTGGTCTACGGCGTGATCACCACGGGGTCCGAGAGCGATCTGGAGCAGGTCACCGCCATCGCCCGGGGCATGGTCTCGCGCTGGGGCATGAGCGAGCGGGTCGGCCGGCTGTCCGCGCTGCCGAACGACGCCCAGCAGGCCTACGGCCTCGCCGCCGCCCCGGCGACCCTCGATGTGATCGACGCCGAGATGCGGCGGATCGTGGACGAGTGCCACGCGGAGGCGTGCCACAAGCTGCGCGACCACCGGGGACGGCTCGACGCGCTCGCGCACGCCCTGCTGGAGAACGAGACGCTGGAGGAGGCGGACGCCTACCGCATCGCCGGCATCAGCCGCCCGGGCAAGGACGGCGAAGCCTAG
- the rplS gene encoding 50S ribosomal protein L19, translated as MSHLLDTVDSASLRSDIPAFRPGDTVNVHVRVIEGNRSRVQQFKGVVIRRQGSGVRETFTVRKVSFSVGVERTFPVHTPIVEKIELVTRGDVRRAKLYYLRELRGKAAKIKEKRDS; from the coding sequence ATGTCTCACCTGCTCGACACCGTCGACTCCGCGTCGCTGCGCAGCGACATCCCGGCCTTCCGCCCGGGTGACACCGTCAACGTCCACGTCCGCGTCATCGAGGGCAACCGCTCCCGTGTGCAGCAGTTCAAGGGCGTTGTGATCCGCCGCCAGGGCTCCGGTGTCCGCGAGACCTTCACGGTCCGCAAGGTCTCGTTCTCCGTCGGCGTCGAGCGCACCTTCCCGGTGCACACCCCGATCGTCGAGAAGATCGAGCTGGTCACCCGTGGTGACGTGCGCCGCGCCAAGCTGTACTACCTCCGTGAGCTGCGCGGCAAGGCCGCGAAGATCAAGGAGAAGCGCGACAGCTGA
- the rpsP gene encoding 30S ribosomal protein S16: protein MAVKIKLKRLGKIRSPHYRIVVADSRTRRDGRAIEEIGKYHPTYNPSVIEVDAERVAYWLGVGAQPTEPVLAILKKTGDWQKFKGEPAPAPLLVAEPKPARPSFEALGGDDEGKGEAITQKKKAEKKDEAAAESESTEA from the coding sequence GTGGCAGTCAAGATCAAGCTGAAGCGTCTGGGCAAGATCCGTTCGCCTCACTACCGCATCGTCGTCGCCGACTCCCGTACCCGCCGTGACGGCCGGGCCATCGAGGAGATCGGCAAGTACCACCCGACCTACAACCCGTCGGTCATCGAGGTGGACGCCGAGCGTGTGGCGTACTGGCTCGGTGTCGGCGCGCAGCCGACCGAGCCCGTGCTCGCCATCCTGAAGAAGACCGGCGACTGGCAGAAGTTCAAGGGCGAGCCGGCTCCCGCGCCGCTGCTCGTCGCCGAGCCGAAGCCGGCCCGTCCGTCGTTCGAGGCTCTCGGCGGTGACGACGAGGGCAAGGGTGAGGCGATCACCCAGAAGAAGAAGGCTGAGAAGAAGGACGAGGCCGCGGCTGAGTCCGAGTCGACCGAGGCCTGA
- the rimM gene encoding ribosome maturation factor RimM (Essential for efficient processing of 16S rRNA), with amino-acid sequence MQLVVARIGRAHGIKGEVTVEVRTDEPELRLAPGAVLATDPASAGPLTIATGRVHSGRLLLRFEGVTDRNAAEALRNTLLIAEVDPEELPEDEDEFYDHQLIDLDVVTEDGTEIGRITEISHLPSQDLFIVERPDGSEVLIPFVEEIVTEIDLAEQRAVVTPPPGLIDDRAEIASSRDEDA; translated from the coding sequence GTGCAGCTGGTAGTCGCACGGATCGGCCGTGCCCATGGCATCAAGGGCGAGGTCACCGTCGAGGTACGTACCGACGAGCCGGAGCTGAGGCTCGCTCCCGGCGCCGTACTCGCCACGGACCCCGCTTCCGCGGGACCGCTGACCATCGCCACGGGGCGGGTGCACAGCGGCCGCCTCCTGCTGCGCTTCGAGGGCGTCACCGACCGCAACGCGGCCGAGGCCCTGCGCAACACCCTGCTGATCGCCGAGGTGGACCCGGAGGAGCTGCCCGAGGACGAGGACGAGTTCTACGACCACCAGCTGATCGACCTGGACGTGGTCACCGAGGACGGCACGGAGATCGGCCGGATCACCGAGATCTCCCACCTGCCCTCGCAGGACCTGTTCATCGTGGAGCGCCCGGACGGCAGCGAGGTGCTGATCCCCTTCGTGGAGGAGATCGTCACCGAGATCGACCTGGCGGAGCAGCGGGCGGTCGTCACGCCGCCGCCGGGCCTGATCGACGACCGCGCCGAGATCGCCTCCTCCAGGGACGAGGACGCATGA